A single genomic interval of Rosistilla ulvae harbors:
- a CDS encoding GntR family transcriptional regulator: MSDNEVHKKLSDLIFSGEFERGSNLVERNLASRLGVSRIPVRETLTRLVAQGALQGGRKGEGVRLRRYSAEEIRQLYEFRAMLEGGIARAAATNASQADVLRLTIICDEMNASVGEATAERWGILDRRFHEALSESCRNDRTSEALKALLNECFYVFYILSRQKSRSELSGEELVSHQKLAVDDHLAIVGHIKARREDEAESHSKLHILRSADRVIRAAIESDLEN, encoded by the coding sequence ATGAGCGACAACGAAGTTCACAAGAAGCTTTCCGATCTAATTTTTTCTGGCGAATTCGAGCGCGGCAGCAACCTGGTAGAACGGAACTTGGCAAGCCGACTGGGCGTAAGCCGCATTCCCGTCCGGGAAACCTTGACGAGGTTGGTCGCGCAGGGGGCATTACAAGGAGGACGCAAAGGCGAAGGAGTTCGGCTGCGCCGATACTCGGCAGAAGAGATTCGCCAGCTGTACGAATTCAGAGCGATGCTGGAGGGCGGAATTGCTCGGGCAGCTGCCACCAACGCGAGCCAGGCTGACGTTCTCCGGCTCACGATCATTTGTGACGAAATGAACGCGTCGGTTGGCGAGGCTACGGCGGAGCGATGGGGCATCTTGGATCGACGATTCCACGAAGCGCTTTCAGAATCGTGTCGTAACGATCGAACGTCGGAAGCACTCAAAGCCCTTCTTAATGAGTGCTTCTACGTCTTCTACATTTTGTCCCGCCAGAAGAGCCGCAGTGAACTCTCGGGCGAAGAGCTCGTTTCGCATCAAAAGCTGGCAGTGGATGATCATTTGGCGATTGTCGGACACATCAAGGCACGCCGTGAAGATGAAGCAGAATCGCATTCAAAACTACATATCCTTCGCTCGGCTGACCGAGTCATCCGCGCTGCCATCGAATCTGATCTGGAAAATTAG
- a CDS encoding DUF1559 domain-containing protein — protein sequence MSTFRNASGRKGFTLVELLVVIAIIGILVGLLLPAVQQAREAARRMSCTNNLKQLGLAIHNYHDVFRVFPPGGNGSYDLAVRSNQLSLHTFLLPFLEQGNVHDQIDFSGSSYLTERNSSANRVDAFLCPSSTREFDATTSGGSLSYPDLYTAHYLGVMGPKGVNAQTGGTYQSDETLASNGGFARQGVFYDLSKIKFRDITDGTSNTFALGELSWNDAGTVFRMWVRGCGGSACTSCKNIVDGIGITPAVSGNFNNVSFGSQHPGGAHFVQCDGSVRFVSETVDLGLYKATASRNGGEVATALD from the coding sequence ATGTCCACATTTAGAAACGCTTCCGGCAGGAAAGGTTTTACACTCGTCGAGCTCTTGGTTGTAATTGCCATTATTGGCATTCTGGTTGGATTGCTTCTTCCTGCCGTTCAGCAAGCTCGTGAAGCCGCCAGACGCATGTCGTGTACGAACAACCTGAAGCAGCTCGGGCTTGCGATACACAACTATCACGACGTTTTCCGTGTGTTTCCTCCGGGCGGCAACGGAAGCTACGACTTGGCTGTCCGATCAAATCAACTGTCGCTGCACACTTTCTTGCTTCCATTCCTCGAACAAGGAAACGTCCATGATCAAATCGACTTTTCCGGCAGCTCGTACCTTACCGAACGCAACAGTTCGGCAAACCGAGTCGACGCGTTCTTGTGCCCAAGTTCGACTCGAGAGTTCGATGCGACAACATCGGGCGGCTCTCTCAGCTACCCAGACCTATACACAGCTCACTATCTAGGAGTGATGGGACCTAAAGGAGTCAACGCACAGACCGGCGGTACCTATCAAAGCGACGAAACACTTGCGAGCAATGGGGGATTTGCTCGGCAGGGAGTCTTTTACGACCTCAGCAAGATTAAGTTTCGAGACATTACCGACGGAACCTCCAATACGTTTGCTTTAGGGGAACTGTCCTGGAACGACGCAGGGACGGTCTTTCGCATGTGGGTCCGCGGCTGTGGAGGATCTGCGTGCACATCTTGCAAAAACATTGTTGATGGAATCGGAATCACCCCCGCGGTATCAGGCAACTTCAACAATGTTAGTTTTGGCAGCCAACACCCCGGCGGAGCCCATTTCGTGCAATGTGATGGATCTGTGAGATTCGTATCTGAAACTGTAGACCTTGGCTTGTACAAGGCAACGGCGAGTCGAAATGGCGGTGAAGTCGCTACTGCGCTTGATTAA
- a CDS encoding exo-alpha-sialidase, which translates to MKTACTITLILSALTVPAFVCGEEIPFKTPTVFTEQIILGADEFTAKNENAYLAFPAIVRGDEDHVLISYKRGRSHANDTGAPLEVARFNVVTNEIESRKIVSDDPSLIYQMGEWLRFSDGSLGNFVDVQKVVVDQGKRANHRVGVQFVTTTDSGASYSPMQPWGAIDGVEYGYVFDGVEVNGVIYVLAMTFPELSAAKTRFDAQGKRIYGTVTALSFDGKEWKFERNLTEEFGGAAINESCLIASEDGFIVATRGYDNKARLHRVDRTFEVRQSRNLTEQYDQIRGIVGRPRLFREGDGLYLLGRNYRKTGKMELCLFRVDEESLEVEQGVVLGPRNQAKIVDGYYAMPYFTGSAKDRRLNIITYRRDSQAKSPDIVRLEFDWNEAR; encoded by the coding sequence ATGAAAACAGCTTGTACGATTACCCTGATTTTATCCGCACTAACGGTGCCTGCGTTTGTTTGCGGCGAAGAGATACCGTTCAAAACGCCGACGGTTTTCACGGAACAAATCATTCTAGGTGCTGATGAATTCACCGCGAAGAACGAGAATGCATATCTCGCCTTCCCTGCGATCGTTCGTGGCGATGAGGACCATGTTCTCATTTCGTACAAGCGAGGGCGAAGCCATGCGAATGACACGGGTGCCCCCTTGGAAGTCGCTCGCTTTAATGTCGTCACCAACGAGATTGAATCGCGCAAGATCGTTAGTGACGACCCAAGCTTAATCTACCAGATGGGTGAATGGCTTCGCTTTAGCGACGGCAGTCTCGGCAACTTCGTCGACGTGCAAAAAGTTGTTGTCGACCAAGGGAAGCGAGCAAACCACCGTGTAGGCGTTCAATTCGTGACCACGACCGATTCAGGCGCTAGTTATTCCCCGATGCAGCCCTGGGGTGCGATTGATGGAGTCGAATATGGCTACGTATTTGATGGAGTCGAAGTCAATGGTGTCATTTATGTCCTCGCGATGACATTTCCTGAGCTCTCCGCTGCGAAGACCAGGTTCGATGCCCAAGGGAAACGGATCTACGGAACGGTTACTGCACTTTCTTTCGACGGTAAGGAATGGAAGTTCGAGCGCAATCTCACGGAGGAATTTGGTGGGGCTGCGATCAATGAAAGCTGCCTCATTGCGAGCGAAGATGGTTTCATCGTGGCGACTCGTGGCTACGACAACAAGGCAAGACTCCACCGTGTTGACCGCACTTTCGAGGTGCGTCAATCGAGGAATTTGACCGAGCAGTATGACCAGATTCGCGGCATCGTTGGCCGGCCGCGCCTGTTCCGCGAAGGTGATGGCCTGTATCTGCTGGGGCGAAACTATCGAAAGACCGGCAAGATGGAACTCTGCCTTTTCCGTGTCGATGAAGAAAGCCTTGAAGTCGAGCAAGGAGTCGTTCTCGGGCCGCGAAACCAAGCAAAAATTGTCGATGGCTACTATGCAATGCCCTACTTCACGGGCTCCGCCAAGGATCGTCGGCTAAACATCATCACGTACCGGCGCGATTCGCAGGCAAAAAGCCCAGACATCGTTCGACTGGAATTCGACTGGAACGAAGCTCGCTAG
- a CDS encoding sodium:solute symporter family transporter, which produces MTTIDYVVIALYGVVTMTIGWYMSRKNESAKEYFVGSGHMNPFLVGVSLFVTLLSTISYLSMPGEVIGKGPVYLTRVFAYPLAFLFVGYILLPVYMRQRTTSAYELLENKLGLSVRLLGACLFIVLRIVWMSLLIYLSAKAMTVMLGIGEEWIPGLVVATGVATIIYTSMGGFRAVIITDFLQACFLLAGILCVLALVTLRTGIDWIPNEVQPHWDSQPIISFDPATRVTVLGTILSTWMFLICTSGGDQTAIQRFMSTKDARSARTASLFQAISAMVVSVLLGITGFAILHYCNVFQDRIPFDLSTTEGADSIFPWFIANELPAGIAGLVVAAMFAAAMSSLDSGINSIAAVTISDFFGRLGFHPKSEKSHLRLAQTIALTVGVSVVLGSSQIGNVPGNITAVTNKTANLLAPTLFCLFIFALFIPFSRTIGVWAGAIAGTTVAILAAFSGPIFGYLDDGRDPISFQWIAPLSVAVNLGIGSAVSLLPIPHKQNSSTARDASVSTSSAEGN; this is translated from the coding sequence TTGACAACGATCGACTACGTCGTGATCGCGCTCTATGGTGTCGTGACGATGACAATCGGCTGGTACATGAGCCGAAAGAACGAATCGGCCAAGGAGTACTTTGTCGGTTCAGGGCACATGAACCCGTTCCTTGTGGGTGTGTCGCTGTTTGTCACGCTACTGAGTACGATTTCCTATCTCTCGATGCCCGGTGAGGTCATCGGCAAGGGCCCCGTCTATTTGACCAGGGTCTTCGCATATCCGCTCGCATTCCTCTTCGTAGGTTACATCTTGCTGCCCGTTTACATGCGGCAGCGAACGACGAGCGCCTATGAATTGCTTGAGAATAAGTTGGGGCTCAGTGTCCGTCTTTTGGGCGCCTGCCTGTTTATCGTCTTAAGAATCGTCTGGATGTCGCTGCTGATTTATCTGTCGGCCAAAGCGATGACGGTCATGCTCGGGATAGGCGAAGAATGGATTCCCGGGTTGGTCGTTGCAACAGGAGTTGCCACGATCATCTATACATCGATGGGGGGCTTTCGAGCGGTCATCATCACGGACTTCTTGCAAGCTTGCTTTTTGCTCGCTGGCATTCTGTGCGTATTGGCGCTTGTTACTCTACGAACAGGCATCGATTGGATACCAAACGAGGTGCAACCCCATTGGGACAGCCAGCCAATTATTAGCTTCGATCCTGCGACACGTGTTACCGTGTTGGGGACTATCCTATCTACCTGGATGTTTTTGATCTGCACCTCTGGCGGAGATCAGACTGCAATCCAACGCTTCATGTCGACCAAGGATGCACGGAGCGCTCGAACCGCATCGCTTTTCCAGGCGATTTCAGCGATGGTTGTCAGCGTGCTTTTGGGGATCACCGGTTTCGCGATTTTGCATTATTGCAACGTGTTCCAGGACCGCATTCCCTTTGATTTAAGCACAACCGAAGGAGCCGACTCCATCTTCCCCTGGTTTATCGCCAATGAGCTTCCAGCAGGAATCGCTGGCTTGGTCGTTGCTGCGATGTTCGCTGCGGCGATGTCCAGCTTGGACTCGGGCATCAATTCGATTGCCGCGGTTACGATTTCCGACTTCTTTGGCCGCCTGGGCTTTCATCCCAAAAGCGAAAAATCCCACCTCCGACTTGCGCAAACGATTGCACTGACGGTTGGTGTTTCGGTGGTTCTTGGGAGTTCCCAGATCGGCAATGTACCGGGCAACATAACTGCCGTAACTAACAAAACGGCAAACTTGCTGGCGCCAACGCTGTTCTGTCTCTTTATCTTCGCCCTGTTTATTCCATTTTCGAGAACGATCGGGGTCTGGGCGGGGGCCATTGCAGGCACCACGGTCGCAATACTCGCCGCCTTTTCGGGCCCCATCTTTGGCTACCTTGATGATGGAAGAGACCCTATTAGCTTTCAATGGATCGCCCCCCTCTCCGTCGCCGTAAATCTGGGCATAGGGTCCGCTGTCTCACTCTTACCTATTCCACACAAACAAAACTCTTCGACTGCACGCGACGCGTCTGTCTCCACGAGTTCCGCTGAAGGAAATTAG
- a CDS encoding sugar phosphate isomerase/epimerase family protein has product MLSGISYWSLPGGLEGTCSLTTALQLAKEQQFDALELAIAPEGAIHVQLTEGECESMREQCDASGIRVNTLASGMSWAFNPVSNDESVRSESIRLHSEAIRRAAWLGCEALLYVPGVVTSPISPAERVRYDHAMDRAKYAVESLLKIAEECRVSLCIENVWNGFLYSPLELRDFIDGVSSDWLGVYFDAGNLLGYQQHPPDWIQLLGSRIKRVHVKGYRDVFGFAGNYEFCELDEGDVPLEETIEALREIGYDGTVVAEMLPFQEGRLERTATTLNALLKAVVT; this is encoded by the coding sequence ATGTTATCAGGTATAAGCTATTGGTCGCTTCCAGGTGGATTAGAGGGTACGTGCTCGTTGACCACCGCCTTGCAATTGGCAAAAGAGCAACAGTTCGACGCGTTGGAACTGGCGATCGCTCCTGAAGGAGCGATCCATGTTCAATTGACCGAAGGCGAGTGCGAATCGATGCGGGAGCAGTGCGATGCTTCCGGAATCAGGGTGAACACACTGGCTAGCGGCATGAGCTGGGCATTCAATCCGGTCAGCAACGACGAATCGGTTCGATCCGAATCGATTCGTTTGCACAGTGAAGCCATTCGGCGAGCTGCATGGCTGGGGTGCGAAGCGTTACTGTACGTGCCTGGGGTCGTCACCAGTCCGATATCGCCCGCGGAACGAGTGCGCTATGACCATGCAATGGATCGCGCGAAGTATGCCGTGGAAAGTCTCTTGAAGATTGCCGAAGAGTGTCGGGTGTCACTGTGCATCGAAAATGTGTGGAATGGTTTTCTCTATTCCCCTTTAGAACTCCGTGATTTTATCGACGGCGTTAGCAGCGACTGGCTGGGCGTTTACTTCGACGCGGGGAATCTCTTGGGTTATCAGCAGCATCCGCCAGACTGGATTCAATTGCTCGGTTCTCGAATCAAACGTGTACACGTCAAGGGATATCGAGACGTCTTCGGCTTCGCTGGAAACTACGAGTTTTGTGAACTCGATGAAGGTGACGTCCCCTTGGAAGAGACCATCGAAGCGCTGCGAGAAATCGGATACGACGGAACGGTGGTCGCGGAAATGCTCCCGTTTCAAGAAGGGCGGCTAGAGCGGACGGCGACAACGCTTAACGCCCTGCTGAAAGCAGTTGTGACATAA
- a CDS encoding Gfo/Idh/MocA family protein, with the protein MIKVGVVGIGMMGAVHLEAYGKCPDVEVVAVADMDPDRRSGKSSAQGNIEGQKQGGFDFSTVRQYADASELIAAPDVDVVDICLPTPAHLKFGKQALRAGKHVFIEKPLSRTYSEALELADAADEAEGLAFCAMCMRFWPGWDWLKNVVEEKTYGAVLSATFRRITQFPGGPFYSDGKASGGALLDLHIHDVDFIRYLFGTPKSVSSHGYSKPTTHCDHVLTNYHYDDIPIVTAEGGWSMVPGFGFEMEYIVNFDNATAVYRLSDAPSLTLVTEEGGKTTIPLAEGLGYEIELKHFVDCIQRGVPSDRITFRDAAEAIRIVEAEQESMSKKSVVSL; encoded by the coding sequence ATGATTAAGGTCGGTGTTGTCGGAATCGGAATGATGGGGGCCGTTCACCTGGAGGCGTATGGAAAATGCCCAGACGTCGAAGTTGTTGCCGTTGCCGACATGGATCCCGATAGACGCTCGGGAAAGTCGAGTGCCCAAGGCAATATCGAAGGGCAAAAGCAAGGTGGCTTTGATTTCAGTACGGTGCGACAGTATGCAGATGCATCGGAGCTAATCGCAGCCCCGGATGTTGATGTGGTGGACATTTGCCTTCCGACACCAGCGCACTTGAAATTTGGAAAACAGGCACTTCGTGCTGGCAAGCATGTGTTTATTGAAAAGCCTCTTTCTCGTACGTATTCCGAAGCGTTGGAATTGGCAGATGCCGCGGATGAAGCCGAGGGGCTTGCTTTCTGTGCGATGTGTATGCGTTTTTGGCCCGGGTGGGACTGGCTGAAAAACGTAGTCGAAGAAAAGACCTATGGAGCTGTCCTATCGGCCACTTTTCGCCGAATTACTCAGTTTCCGGGCGGCCCATTTTATAGTGACGGGAAAGCCTCGGGAGGAGCGCTCCTCGACTTGCACATTCACGACGTCGATTTCATCCGTTACCTCTTCGGTACCCCAAAATCAGTGTCGTCGCATGGATACTCGAAGCCAACAACACACTGCGACCATGTTCTCACGAACTATCACTACGACGACATTCCCATTGTCACCGCCGAAGGTGGCTGGTCCATGGTGCCAGGCTTCGGATTCGAGATGGAGTACATTGTTAACTTTGACAATGCCACGGCCGTTTATCGCCTCAGCGATGCACCTTCTTTGACACTTGTCACCGAAGAGGGAGGGAAGACGACGATTCCCCTTGCCGAGGGGCTGGGATACGAAATCGAGCTAAAGCACTTCGTTGATTGCATCCAACGTGGCGTTCCATCGGACCGGATCACCTTCAGGGACGCTGCGGAAGCAATTCGCATTGTTGAAGCCGAGCAAGAAAGCATGTCGAAGAAATCCGTGGTCTCGCTTTAA
- a CDS encoding carboxypeptidase regulatory-like domain-containing protein — MRTPSSTILSFAIGCLLLVASIGCGPPIGPTSGIVRFDAGEPVRSGSIEFRRLSDKERFASRISPEGEFQPANQAGEIGLPPGSYEVVVVQIVLTEDLAKSVHAHGNTVPRRYADYYTSGLSVEVAEAQTEPIELILETDDAS; from the coding sequence GTGAGAACACCAAGTTCGACAATCCTCTCATTCGCCATCGGATGCCTCCTGCTGGTCGCATCGATAGGCTGTGGTCCCCCGATCGGTCCCACATCGGGCATCGTGCGATTCGACGCCGGCGAGCCTGTTAGGTCGGGGAGTATCGAATTTCGCAGGCTAAGCGACAAAGAACGATTCGCGAGTCGAATCTCCCCCGAGGGCGAATTCCAGCCGGCGAACCAAGCTGGCGAGATCGGTCTTCCACCGGGATCGTACGAAGTCGTCGTCGTTCAAATCGTGCTGACCGAAGACCTCGCAAAATCGGTCCATGCTCACGGCAACACGGTTCCCCGTCGCTACGCCGACTACTACACCAGTGGACTTTCTGTCGAGGTTGCCGAAGCGCAAACCGAACCGATTGAATTGATTCTGGAAACGGACGACGCATCGTAG
- a CDS encoding DUF1559 domain-containing protein, with translation MKTPHTRLGFTLIELLVVISIIGILVALLLPAVQAAREAARRTDCANRVRQLAVATHMHHDVFRYFPPARYESRPDADPSNQCGLETPTWLARVMPFIEQVSLGGQWDCSKPWHKHDENVRTAVPDIFLCPSRRAGTQPIGTRNLRTTVDGGGGRLPCGCPIPPRTDDVAVNVPGALCDYAGNHGDLTPGSTGAPTDFYYGGNGTGVIISVRPNCKDGEAVSPSDRIRMASVTDGTSSTFLFGEKFVPLAQLEQFPFDSPAYDGDHLPASCRLAGPGLRLANGPNDLLADMFSFGSWHPGGVHFALVDGSVRFYSPTTDTKVLGSLANRHDARVVELMP, from the coding sequence ATGAAAACGCCTCATACGCGCCTCGGCTTTACCCTCATCGAGCTGCTGGTCGTGATATCGATCATCGGTATCTTGGTCGCCTTGTTGTTGCCAGCGGTGCAGGCTGCGCGAGAAGCGGCGCGACGTACCGATTGTGCGAACCGTGTGCGGCAATTGGCCGTTGCAACGCACATGCACCACGATGTTTTTCGCTACTTTCCGCCGGCACGTTACGAATCGCGTCCCGATGCCGATCCTTCGAATCAATGCGGATTGGAAACGCCAACTTGGCTGGCCCGCGTGATGCCGTTCATTGAACAAGTTTCGCTGGGCGGCCAATGGGACTGTTCCAAACCGTGGCACAAGCACGACGAAAATGTTCGCACGGCGGTTCCCGATATCTTCTTGTGCCCTTCGCGTCGCGCCGGCACGCAACCGATCGGGACGCGGAACTTGCGAACGACTGTCGATGGTGGCGGCGGTCGCTTGCCCTGCGGGTGTCCGATTCCACCACGCACCGACGATGTCGCTGTCAATGTACCCGGCGCGCTTTGCGACTATGCAGGAAACCATGGCGACCTCACTCCCGGCTCCACCGGTGCACCGACCGACTTCTACTACGGCGGCAATGGGACGGGAGTTATCATCAGCGTTCGCCCCAACTGCAAAGACGGCGAAGCGGTCAGTCCATCGGATCGGATCCGCATGGCTTCGGTCACCGACGGGACGTCGAGCACGTTCCTGTTCGGCGAAAAGTTTGTCCCGCTGGCTCAGCTGGAACAGTTCCCGTTTGATTCGCCCGCCTACGATGGAGACCATCTGCCGGCGTCGTGTCGACTGGCCGGTCCGGGCCTGCGGCTGGCCAACGGCCCCAACGATCTCCTGGCCGACATGTTTTCATTTGGCAGCTGGCATCCCGGCGGCGTCCACTTTGCCTTGGTCGACGGGAGCGTTCGATTCTACAGCCCCACAACCGACACCAAAGTCCTCGGATCGTTGGCAAACCGGCACGATGCTCGCGTTGTCGAGTTGATGCCGTGA